The following coding sequences are from one Musa acuminata AAA Group cultivar baxijiao chromosome BXJ1-6, Cavendish_Baxijiao_AAA, whole genome shotgun sequence window:
- the LOC135677586 gene encoding PAN domain-containing protein At5g03700-like: MAANKQLHALVFLLSYLVTRPAWFGNGASSAAQEIRKGFSVTHDSSYSEFQSLLADPTGVFSLGFLRVDSSQLDLAVIHLPSSSALWRANPARPLLWSASASLSFNGSLVLSDSRKGVLWSTATADGDRLVLLNSSNLQIQKMAGAAATVLWQSFDFPSDTLVQDQNFTSTAALFSKDQRFSMRLGASYFALYMDLDGGSTPVMYWKHSAMDVKVLIVPDEGPIYARVDAHGFLGMYQKEAAPVDVFPFDSFNREISGLRRLTLESDGNLRAYYWNGSIWVRDLETIAHRCELPAVCGAYGLCNSADSRCSCLDNSTEEGCLPPGSGHFCGDGGSEFRILRRNGVDLANQELVAYRKVASLEECEGSCEQNCSCWGAIYHNASGFCYRLDYPIQTLVEGDMRREGYFKVRVRTSGGGGGAGRTARVALLVVGSVVFAGAALFGAYSLWSRRRQMRAGMDGSMVEGLAPGSYKDLNSASFRSLELSNSFSLRK; this comes from the coding sequence ATGGCAGCAAACAAGCAGCTTCACGCTTTAGTCTTCCTCCTGTCTTACCTGGTCACAAGACCAGCTTGGTTCGGAAACGGCGCTTCCTCCGCAGCACAGGAGATCCGCAAAGGCTTCTCTGTCACCCACGACTCGTCCTACTCCGAATTCCAATCCCTGCTTGCCGATCCGACCGGCGTCTTCTCCCTCGGCTTCCTCCGGGTCGACTCATCCCAGCTCGATCTCGCCGTCATCCACCtgccctcctcctccgccctctGGCGCGCCAACCCGGCTCGTCCTCTCCTCTGGTCTGCTTCGGCTTCGCTCTCCTTCAATGGCAGCCTGGTCCTTTCCGACTCGCGAAAAGGGGTGCTTTGGTCCACCGCGACGGCCGACGGCGACCGCCTTGTCCTCCTCAACTCCTCCAATCTTCAGATCCAGAAGATGGCGGGGGCCGCCGCCACGGTGCTCTGGCAAAGCTTTGACTTTCCGTCGGATACACTCGTCCAAGATCAGAACTTTACCTCCACGGCCGCTCTCTTCTCCAAAGACCAGCGCTTTTCGATGAGGTTGGGTGCGAGCTACTTCGCCCTTTACATGGACTTGGACGGAGGTTCGACGCCCGTGATGTACTGGAAGCACTCCGCTATGGACGTCAAGGTCCTGATCGTCCCAGACGAAGGGCCGATATATGCCCGGGTTGACGCGCACGGGTTTCTGGGGATGTACCAGAAAGAGGCGGCCCCCGTCGACGTGTTTCCCTTCGACAGCTTCAACCGGGAAATCTCCGGGCTTCGCCGCCTGACGCTGGAGTCCGATGGTAACCTCCGAGCGTACTATTGGAACGGTTCGATCTGGGTCCGCGACCTCGAAACCATCGCCCACCGCTGTGAGCTCCCCGCCGTCTGCGGAGCCTACGGGCTCTGCAACTCGGCCGATTCCCGATGCAGCTGCCTCGACAACAGCACGGAGGAGGGGTGCCTCCCGCCGGGCTCCGGCCATTTCTGCGGGGATGGAGGCTCTGAGTTCCGAATCCTGAGGCGGAACGGCGTCGACTTGGCCAATCAGGAGCTGGTGGCGTACCGAAAGGTGGCATCTTTGGAGGAGTGCGAGGGTTCCTGCGAGCAGAACTGCAGTTGCTGGGGGGCCATCTACCACAACGCGTCGGGCTTCTGCTATCGGTTGGATTACCCGATACAGACGCTGGTGGAGGGGGACATGAGGAGGGAGGGTTACTTCAAGGTGAGGGTGAGGAcgagcggcggcggaggcggtgcGGGGAGGACAGCGAGGGTGGCGTTGTTAGTAGTGGGCAGCGTGGTCTTCGCCGGGGCGGCGTTGTTCGGGGCCTACAGTTTGTGGAGTCGGCGGAGGCAGATGAGGGCAGGCATGGACGGTTCGATGGTAGAGGGGCTGGCGCCGGGGTCCTACAAGGATCTCAACTCCGCCTCTTTTCGTTCCCTCGAGCTTTCCAACTCCTTCTCCTTGAGAAAATGA